A window of Mercenaria mercenaria strain notata chromosome 16, MADL_Memer_1, whole genome shotgun sequence contains these coding sequences:
- the LOC128549300 gene encoding uncharacterized protein K02A2.6-like, producing MYVTKLRQKAEHCEFSDKDGEIKSQIIQGCVSKKLRIKCLEEEKELKDILILARSMEMAEKQAHAMDRHDSLPVNKIKKHPSQRRKPENPAYQKEIQKCRNCGGTYPHARKCPALGAKCNYCHKRNHFIGVCRKRLNSKGQLHEISENNNGYETNSEDESCSETDVAFGLSVVKKISNKKVPKVNLKVNGVDVTFLVDTGSSLNILDESLIDKMRPKPKIQKTKTKAYAFGQNKPLSIKGKYVCVIESAPKFATTDFHVVNGASENLISYETAVELEIVPVIQTISSKKEKYSDLNDKYKPVFNGLGKLKDKQIKFHIDESVIPTAQPARRIPFHVRDKVAQELEKLEKLDVIEKATGATPWVSNLVVAPKSKSPNDVRICVDMRKANLALKRERHVVPTVDDIIIELNGSTVFSKVDLYKGFHQLELSEESRNMTVFASHVGLWRYKRLNFGVSVAPEIFQNEIRQVINELNGVLKISDDIIIHGKTQTDHDSNLEALLQRLQDRNLTLNKEKCEFGKSKIKFFGYVFSESGISPDPEKITAIKNVEKPKNQGEVRSFLGMTNYVSRFIENYFTISEPLRRLTQQNQPFEWTTQQENAFHQLKNALVSDKVMAYFDPSKQRTVG from the coding sequence ATGTATGTAACGAAATTACGACAGAAAGCGGAACATTGTGAATTCAGTGATAAGGATGGTGAAATTAAAAGTCAGATAATACAAGGATGCGTATCAAAGAAATTAAGAATTAAGTGCTTAGAAGAAGAAAAGGAATTGAAAGACATCCTAATTCTAGCAAGAAGTATGGAAATGGCGGAAAAACAAGCACATGCAATGGACAGACATGACAGTCTTCCGGTAAACAAAATTAAGAAACATCCTTCCCAGCGACGAAAGCCTGAAAATCCTGCTTATCAGAAAGAAATACAGAAGTGTAGAAACTGCGGAGGAACTTATCCACATGCGCGAAAATGCCCAGCCCTTGGCGCAAAATGCAATTACTGCCATAAAAGAAACCATTTCATTGGGGTATGTCGTAAACGGCTGAATTCAAAAGGACAACTACACGAAATATCCGAAAATAACAATGGCTATGAAACCAACAGTGAAGACGAATCTTGTTCTGAAACGGATGTGGCTTTTGGACTTAGTGttgtaaagaaaatttcaaacaaaaaagtgccaaaagtaaacttaaaagtAAATGGTGTTGATGTGACTTTTCTTGTTGACACAGGAAGTAGCTTGAATATTCTCGACGAGTCTTTAATCGACAAAATGAGACCGAAGCCGAAAatccagaaaacaaaaacaaaagcatatGCATTCGGTCAAAACAAACCATTGTCTATAAAAGGGAAATACGTATGTGTCATAGAATCGGCTCCTAAATTCGCAACAACGGATTTTCATGTCGTGAACGGTGCATCGGAAAATTTGATAAGTTATGAAACCGCCGTGGAGCTTGAAATTGTACCAGTCATACAGACTATATCTAGTAAAAAAGAGAAGTATTCAGACTTAAATGACAAATACAAACCAGTGTTCAATGGGCTAGGAAAATTAAAGGATAAGCAAATCAAATTCCATATAGACGAAAGTGTAATACCTACTGCCCAGCCAGCTAGACGCATTCCGTTTCACGTCCGTGATAAAGTTGCACAAGAGCTCGAGAAACTTGAAAAACTTGATGTAATTGAAAAAGCCACAGGTGCGACACCCTGGGTCTCGAACTTGGTCGTTGCTCCGAAATCCAAGTCTCCGAATGATGTCAGAATTTGTGTAGATATGAGAAAAGCGAATCTAGCATTAAAGCGTGAAAGACATGTCGTGCCTACAGTGGATGACATAATAATTGAACTAAATGGCTCCACCGTGTTTTCAAAGGTGGACCTTTACAAAGGGTTCCATCAGCTCGAACTTTCCGAGGAATCAAGAAACATGACCGTGTTCGCAAGCCATGTTGGACTTTGGAGGTACAAACGGCTAAATTTCGGTGTAAGTGTAGCCCCAGAAATTTTCCAAAATGAAATACGGCAAGTGATAAATGAATTAAATGGTGTGCTGAAGATTTCAGATGACATAATCATTCATGGGAAAACGCAAACAGATCATGACTCGAACTTAGAAGCACTTCTGCAACGGCTACAAGATAGAAATCTGACACTCAACAAAGAAAAATGTGAATttggaaaaagcaaaataaaattcttcGGATATGTCTTTTCTGAATCGGGAATATCACCAGATCCTGAGAAAATCACTGCTATCAAGAACGTTGAAAAGCCGAAAAATCAGGGCGAGGTTCGATCTTTCCTTGGAATGACAAATTACGTGtcaagatttattgaaaactacTTTACAATCTCAGAACCCCTCAGACGCTTAACACAGCAAAATCAGCCATTTGAATGGACAACACAGCAGGAAAACGCGTTTCATCAACTGAAAAATGCATTAGTCAGTGACAAGGTCATGGCATACTTTGACCCGTCAAAACAAAGAACTGTGGGTTGA